From the genome of Geobacter sp. SVR, one region includes:
- a CDS encoding beta-ketoacyl-[acyl-carrier-protein] synthase family protein: MSARRVVITGLGVFCGAAKSAAEFGEVLSSGRSGIGSLDLFDVSPFPARIGSQVKRYDPLDHFSRRESRRLSRSDQFGVIAAGEALRDSGVLGLYSPYDMGVSIGGGAAGMFQGEAWLKAALEGREERPSLLRGILPDQTTTDIARIYRLGGYQGTITTACSSSATAIGWGADLIACGRQKVVVAGGVDTLSLLTFAGFNSLKVVDPEPCAPFSLGRQGISLGEGAAFMVLEDEADALARGARIYGAVLGYALAGEAHHMTAPEPTGAMAARVMRRALELAAVDPLLVGWVNAHGTGTPLNDVVESNAMKLVFGQRAPQVPLVSTKSVTGHCLGAAGAIEAVATVISLNKGLIPQTLNFRGFDPECDLEYCHAGSKISDCRIAMSNSFAFGGNITSLVLSL, translated from the coding sequence GTGAGCGCCCGGCGGGTAGTCATTACCGGTCTGGGTGTCTTCTGCGGAGCCGCCAAAAGTGCCGCCGAATTCGGCGAGGTGCTGAGCAGCGGACGAAGCGGTATCGGGTCCCTGGACCTGTTCGATGTCTCCCCCTTTCCGGCCCGGATCGGCTCGCAGGTCAAGAGGTATGATCCGCTCGACCATTTCAGCCGGCGCGAGTCACGCCGTCTGTCCCGTTCCGACCAGTTCGGTGTGATCGCCGCCGGAGAGGCATTGCGCGACAGCGGCGTGCTGGGGCTGTACTCTCCCTACGATATGGGAGTTTCCATCGGCGGCGGCGCTGCCGGCATGTTCCAGGGTGAAGCCTGGCTCAAGGCCGCGCTGGAAGGCAGAGAGGAACGCCCTTCGCTGCTGCGCGGCATCCTGCCGGACCAGACCACCACCGATATTGCCCGTATTTATCGCCTTGGGGGCTACCAGGGCACCATTACCACCGCCTGCTCGTCCTCTGCCACTGCCATCGGCTGGGGAGCCGACCTGATCGCCTGCGGCCGCCAGAAAGTGGTGGTGGCCGGCGGTGTCGATACGCTTTCGCTGCTGACCTTTGCCGGCTTCAATTCCCTCAAGGTGGTCGATCCGGAGCCGTGCGCACCTTTCAGCCTCGGCCGCCAGGGCATTTCATTGGGGGAGGGGGCTGCCTTCATGGTGCTGGAGGATGAGGCCGATGCCCTGGCCCGCGGTGCCCGTATCTATGGTGCTGTCCTCGGCTATGCCCTGGCCGGCGAGGCGCACCACATGACCGCTCCCGAGCCGACCGGCGCCATGGCGGCCAGGGTGATGCGCCGGGCGCTGGAACTCGCTGCGGTTGACCCGCTGTTGGTCGGCTGGGTCAATGCCCATGGCACCGGCACGCCGCTCAACGATGTGGTGGAGTCCAATGCCATGAAGCTGGTTTTCGGCCAGCGCGCTCCCCAGGTCCCGCTGGTTTCCACCAAATCGGTGACCGGACACTGCCTGGGTGCGGCCGGTGCCATCGAGGCGGTGGCTACGGTGATCTCCCTCAATAAGGGGCTGATACCCCAGACCCTCAATTTTCGCGGCTTCGATCCCGAATGTGACCTGGAATACTGCCATGCCGGCAGCAAAATCAGCGATTGCCGCATCGCCATGTCCAATTCCTTCGCTTTCGGCGGCAACATCACCTCACTGGTCCTGTCCCTATGA
- a CDS encoding 3-oxoacyl-ACP reductase family protein has product MEFKDSVVVVTGGTRGIGRAITLAFAREGARVVAAYLSNDEAAGALVRDAGELPGTVEVIRADVATSAGAQEVINAAAGTGHIDVLVNNAGIIRDCYLAMMSDEDWDAVIRSNVNPLFHCCKWGLRKMMGRRSGCIINISSVSALLGTSGQANYAASKGAAISFTRSLAREAGPMGIRVNAVAAGMIDTDMTAGLKQEVVDRVVKGAALGRIGKPEEVASAVLFLASQRASYVTGQSLVVDGGIL; this is encoded by the coding sequence ATGGAGTTCAAGGATTCAGTGGTGGTTGTAACCGGCGGTACACGCGGCATCGGCCGTGCGATCACGCTGGCGTTCGCACGTGAAGGAGCCCGGGTGGTTGCGGCGTATCTCAGCAATGACGAAGCTGCCGGGGCGCTGGTACGGGATGCCGGCGAGCTTCCCGGGACGGTCGAGGTGATCAGGGCCGATGTCGCCACCTCGGCCGGGGCCCAGGAGGTGATCAATGCCGCTGCAGGCACCGGTCATATCGACGTGCTGGTCAACAACGCCGGCATTATCCGCGACTGCTACCTGGCGATGATGTCCGATGAGGACTGGGATGCAGTCATCCGCTCCAATGTCAACCCGCTCTTTCACTGCTGCAAGTGGGGGCTGCGCAAGATGATGGGCCGCCGTTCAGGCTGCATAATCAATATCTCGTCCGTTTCCGCCCTGCTCGGCACCTCGGGCCAGGCCAACTACGCCGCCTCCAAGGGGGCAGCCATCAGTTTCACCAGGTCGCTGGCCCGCGAAGCCGGACCCATGGGCATCCGGGTCAATGCAGTCGCGGCCGGGATGATCGATACCGACATGACCGCCGGCCTCAAGCAGGAGGTGGTCGACCGGGTGGTCAAAGGGGCCGCCCTGGGCAGGATCGGAAAACCGGAGGAGGTCGCCTCGGCAGTGCTGTTCCTGGCTTCGCAGCGTGCCTCCTATGTCACGGGACAGTCGCTGGTCGTGGATGGAGGAATCCTGTGA